TGAGGGATTTATCTGCCTGAACCTGGCTCAGTAGGGGAAACTGGGTATGGTTTAGTGTAACCACAAGTTAGTTTTGGTCCTAGTCTCATCACAAGTAGCTACATCTTTCAACTACAAATATGAATCATTGTAAAATTACTGATGAAAATTGTGATTTACTTATGAATTGTGATTCTTTCTTAAACAATTCTGGGTTGATCCATTCATAAAATTCattatatatcttttttttttttttttttttttttgatgcataATGGAATCAAAAATCGATCAAGTGCCACTTTTTTGAAATTTTCAAGTCCGATTATTAAAATgtgccactttttttttttaatttttcaagtctgattattaaaatgtaagaaTATCAGGGCTAATTAAAATAATAGTCTAGATTCAAAATTTACAACTTCTTTTCACGGTGTTGTTTAATAGATGTAAGCAATTATTAGTTCTTATATGCAGGCACTAGATTGCTGGCATTATTGATGTTTCAGGTCTTTAATGAAGTCAAAATGTGTGATGTGCTCAAGacaagtactttttttttattgtaaattcaACATTCTACAATCAAACCAAAGTATAATAGGTAGGAATTATAAAAGCATAATTAAGAGGAAGTAAAGTAATTAACCTAAGAGACAAAAAAGAGCTTGTAATGTGCTTTGTATGTTTGAGAAGAAAGCAGGTAATTCtcttattttttcaaaaattagGTAAATTCTGGATATTTTCTTCTATGAATATAATGCTAGCTGTTTATTTAATCTCAGTAAAATATCACATCACCACAGGCTAGTCCCTGGACTTCAGTCTAGGTCTGTGATCAGATGTCGATCTACAGGTCATATTAAGTCTCTTGGAATGTAAAACTTTGCACAGAAGGATTCATTCTCCTGTGCTGACTGTTTGCAAGAATTGTTGGCATGGAGCAATGAATTTAGAGTCCTTTGCTCACCTTCTAAGTCTGATTACGGTGCACCTTTCTTACTACTTACACTGTTAGCTGAGGTAAGATCAAGGGCATCCTTAATCACATCAACATGCAGGTAACATGGCGTAAGCAAGCCATTAATTTCTTGTTCTGCCCTAATCATAACACACAGTATGTGTAAGTTTAAGGAATGctttatgctgataaatcttAGTACTGTACACCCAAACAAAAGAGACGCAGCTGTGAACCCAGTGGGGGGCTAGATGGCTATTGGTTCTTTGGCTGGTATGACATGCAGCTCAGGAATGTGCCTGTCATTACAGGCACCTCACGGTTGGCCTCTCCTGCCCTGTATTAGCGGTCTGATTGAGATGCGTTCTAAAGAAGGCCTTTGTGCAGACACTCAGCAGCCAAACGAATAACTGACTCCCATGCAGCCAAATCTCTCTCGATGTCCTCTTTTGTTCAATGTTACATTTTAGAAGTGCAGTTTCCATTAGAGGGAACATAGACAGATGGATCAGATAAGATCTTGTTGGACTTAGCCCTTAACACCTCTCCTTAAACACTTATTCTTGTTTagttgaaaaacaaacaaatgacaaGATGGTTTCAGAATGGTTTCTCTCTCTGGAATAAGATCTTTTAAAGTTTACGAAACTTTTTGCCTGCCTTACCTTTTTGAGGCAGCGAGAAAAATGCAACCTTTATGGGAACGCTAATGCCTAGGAATGGACTTCTGTCTGGAATGCACGGATGAGAAGTCGTCTTACAATAGATCATTGTGAAAGATTTTGTAATGGCCCGCCCATCAGGCATAGGCCAAAACAATTTTTCTGTAATCTTCTTGCCTGTCACCAGACCACTTGTCTTGATGCCAAGAAAAGTTTTAATCAAGCTTGAAACTTTGTAGGTCAAGCTCTAATCACAGTCAAACTTCACTCTTGTGAGTGTGCAATTTGCAAAGCTAACAGGTTGATTTGAGATCTATAACCTTGCTTTAACCAGATATCCTTTGTCAGAGCTGGAGTGATCTACCATTCACATGATCACTTTCGGGGGTTGGGAGAGGTTATGGCTTGAGGTCAACGGTCATGGTGACGTCTAGTTCAGTCAGTGAGTGGGAATCATAAAACTCTGGTGTCTTGTAGTCTAGAGCCACTACTTGGTATTCAGTGCTAGACTGATCAGtttatagaaataaatgcttttctgatttattcatatttcaataaaaccatttttcttttaaagtgtaattctgttatgtcttttgttgttttcgCTCCACTTGACAAACCAGTGCACTTAAGACTTTGCAAAAATCAACCTGTTGCCATAGTAATAGAAGAAACAGAGGACCACTGCACAAGAGGGGTTCAACGAGAGCATTTGGCCCTCTCGGCTGCTCATTAGCATACCATCCCTGAGCCAATAGGGAGACAGAAGCTGCTAGATTGCTTCAAGGAGACTGGCTATGAGAACAGCCCCCTCCTCATTCCCTCCCCCCTTACTTCCCAGGGTAAAATCACCATAATCCCTGTTGAGATCTGCCCTGACTGCAACAGTCACACAGGCATTGGAAGTAGATATGAGAGTGTATTTGCTAAGGCTCGTATGATCAGATCTCTACATGGGGTTCCTCAAGGATACCTTTTTCTGTACTCTTTCATATGGAAGACATGGATGGTTGAAAAGACTCACACTGCGGTCTGGGACCGGCCGTCTATGGAGGGCCCTTTGTCCTGGCCTGTCTTTGATGTGAATGTGGAATGCACTGCCTGGGGAGTCCACTAGAGCAAACCCGGACTCTCAGTACCATTTCATCCATCAAAGCATCTCAAGTCTGCTCTTTTTAGGGACCTGTTTGGCAAACTTGCTTGAGGGATTGTTTGGTGAGTTTAGAAGTTTACATCTTGCTGTCTGTTTTCGTGTGCTGTCTTTGTCTCACACCTGTTGTTGTTCCTTTGCTTCTGTTTATCTTGGTATCTGTTTAgtcttgttttattttactgtttgtgAAATCTTAGCTTTGGTGCAGCTTGTCCCTCAGATGACACAGGCCATGTGTAAAGAGTAGATGGTATGTTAAAACCTAACCTTGTGAAACCTGTTGCATTTATCTTGTTAAACCAAAATCAACCTTTGATAGTTTTCAAACACTATCagaccctatatatatatatatatatatatatatatatatatatatatatatatatatatatatatatatatatatatatatatatatatatatatatatatatatatatatatatatatatatatatatatatatatatatatatatatatatatataataattagtaaacaagtttatagtttttttcactttcaaaagcTAATCTTTCATGTAGGTGTCTTTAAAAGACTTTTTCATGTTGGTTTGCCCTGTGCATGAGATTTGGATGTTAACTCTTTACCCAAGCTGATTTGCATCGGAGCTTTGGATTGGTTGTTGTCTTTTCAGAagtgatttgtttgtttttgaacatGCCTTGTTCTGAAAACATTGGTGGGGGACTTTCCCCTCTGAACCCCCTCCTTGGCCTCCATTCCGCCTGGGTGCCGCTGATTCAGACCACTGGCATATCTGTGCTAGACCAGCTGTAGCCCTGACAATACATCTAATAAAGAGAGTGTCATTAGCATTTGAATAGCCAGCACCATGTGTGGTGAGCACATACACACTTGAAACTTTTACACAGGAACAGGCAGTATCATTGAGAGAGAGCTCTGGCCACTCGGCTCATAATTTGCTGTTTAATCTGTTCTGCTATCTTTTAAAACCTGTGACAGGGACATACATGGACATCTTTGTTTTAGAGAAAATCAGCTTGGTTAGCCAAAGGTGGTTTAAACAAATGTTTTGGGGTCAAGGATATTTGGTTTAGCATGGTACTTTTTATATTCAAAGAATGTCTCTTACTGTTTACTGGCTAGAGGGTGACTAATGGAGTAGCACTGCATGTCTTTGACTGTTATTCTAACCCCTCCGGTCTCATGGATAGTCTCGCAGGTTTGGGTTTTAGACTGGAAAATCTTGAAGATggattatttgtttttacaatCCTATCACTAAATCGAACAACTGAATTTCAGAAACGACAGGAATGTTTTGACTCTCAAAACTTAGAGGTCACAGGTCAGGTGTGGGTGGACTCTTTAGTTTGGGGAGATACTGAGGAATGTTTCTTGCTAAACTCATTGATGCAAAGCATGTGGCATGAAGCTTTTGAACTTGACATGCGCAGATTCTGGAAAGAGGTTGCAATATTTTATGAAttcatttgttgttgttttcttattttttacccctttattttctcacttGGAATGGTAGTGTTAATCCTTAACCACAAGATGTCTCCCTATGCCCACTATTCACACCATGCATCTGTTTGTAAGTAAGTTGCAGATCTCTGGGTAGTATACAGTATGGGCATGATGAGAAGGAAACTAATCTGTTTTGTTTGGGTTTTTTCCTTATGATTTTGCCCTTTTTAAAACCCTCTCTCAGTGCTAGCACTAGTGTTTTTCTGAATGACCTTATGGCTTCATTTATGTGGATTGTCTGTTTTGCCAGTGTATTTTCATACAGTATAACATCTTAATTATAACATTTTGTGGTTGTTTTGTCTGaattggttgtttttttttttgttttttttgcagggctatatttgtgtttgtgttcttgCGTATAGTGATTGACTAATTACAGACAGTGTTGTGGCTCATGCTAGTATGTCTGTATTTTCCCATCACAGAGATGGCTTTTCATGTCTCCACTTGGAATACAGCACAGTCCCTGTCAAAGTTTTCTGAGCTCAGATTCAGACTATATGTGTCCTTCCCCCTTTTAACTCCCTTCAGGAAAATGAAAATGGTGGATATTGTAGCACAGAAAATGCCATCAGAGAGTGACGTGCATATGGCCCGGAGCTTTCTCACGAAGATTTTACGAAGTTCCATGAGGTATCGTATCAATATATCCACAAGAAAACCCACTTCCTTTCCTGTACCACCAAGTTTAGTAATGATGATCTACAATCATATTTCTTCCATGGCCTTGTGATATCATCCATCAGAAGTTCAAATTTCCATCCATTAGTTTTCCACCTTGCATATGCTCTACTTTCTTCATTCAGGGTTCCCACGATCATGAAATGCCTGGAAATATCACtggattttaaaattgtaatttccAGGCCTGGAAAATCATGAGAATTAGTGAACTGATAATGAAGAAATTGATCTTTATGAGTGTAATCTcaataaagtattttttattttttttaaatccttatCCAGTTGGCATTATTGGTCATTGATCGAAGGTGTGGGAACCCTGTATTTGACagtgtatttgtatttgtatgtaCAATGTATTTGACTACTTAGAAGAATTGTTGTGGCAGTTAAATAAAAGTTcaataacaaatatatatttgtttatttcactTAATGCATCCCAGAAAGAACCGATTTAAAGGGTATGTTACTGTGGTATGAATGTTGAGAGAGTGGACTTGTGGTTTACAGCAATTTAATTTGGTGTTTTCAGGTGTTTGTTAGTCTTTTATTTGTGGTTGACAATCGAAAAACTTTGAGTTGATGGTGAATGACTGCAACATCGGCATGCTCACAGGCAACTTTTCTGTCTTTTGCCATGATCATTATACTACTCCCATAATCATCTACCATGTTTTGACACTCTTCTGTCCTAAAGAATAGTTGTAGTGATGCTAGGTGATCTGTGTTTGCCATTCGTTTTACAGATTTTCATGAGCAACATTTTATTGCCTTGTTTTctaatttttccttttcttcTCTACCCATTTCTCTATCCTTATTTCTTCTCCGTTTACTGCCCACAGGAGAAATGAACCCATGAGCAGACCTCACTCCTGGCATGCTACCAAATTCAACGAGAACCACACAGACGTTAAAACCCAGTCCACACCCTCACCAGTCTGGCAAACAAGATATGATGCAAGGTAATTGAAGAGacagaaaataatttgtttCTGTCTATATTGCTTCTTTCAGTAAAGAATTAGTAATGAAAGCCcctatttttcctttttaaatatacattgaaTAGCACAGTAACTCTTCATACTGCTTACTGCAGTTGCATTTGCTAGTTCATACAGCCTAAACACTCTttacacatgtttgtttttcttaGTTCATTCTCCTCTGAACTCTCAACTGGCTGGGAGCAAACAAATCTACAGAGAGTATCTGATCAGTTCAGCTCTTTGGGGAGTATGGACAGCCTAGAGCATAGCTCTCAGCCCTATCCACCTGGCTGTCTTTCCCCAAGTAAGTCCAACAATAACAGCACTGAACATTTGGGTGGTGGTAAACGAGACTCTGCATACAGCTCCTTTTCTACAAGCTCAGGAACCCCAGATTACACACTGTCTAAAAGTAACGCTGCATCCACTGAAAACATGCTGTACAAAATTAATCAGTGGGACTCAAGTGGCAGGCACAGCAATGGCAGGCATAGCCAAAACTTAAACGAAGGGGTACGACAAGATGAGAGGCTTGGATTCTTGCAGCATCTCTCAAGTACAGTTAACCATGAGATCCCAAGAGCTGAAGAACTGCCAGGAACTCGGCATTCAAACTCTGGAAGAGTTAGTATTGGACCTGTCTGGCATGTCCCAGATATGAAGAAAAACATGGTATCCTGTACCCCACCTCCCACTCCACCGACACGCAGTGATAGTTTTGCAGCCACCAAGGTTCATGAAAAGGGTCTGATCACAGGCACCTCTGAGGGCCTTGGTGTTCATGCCCAGTTAAAGCCTCAGGTGAAAGCATTACAAAAGGCTGGAGAAACCTATGAAAGCACGCAAAGGTCTCACCAAGTCTTCGAGACAGGTCTTGAGGGTCGACGCGATTTTAACCTGCCATCCAAAAATGATTCTTCAAATCCTTGCATTTCATCCAATGCCTATAATCAGTATCCCAAACGTATATCATCAGACAAGACATACTCCCTATCAACCACAGATGTCAGAGATAGGCATCCATCTTATGCCCATGTTCCATATCATCCACGGCAGTACAGCGACGAGGGCACTTTTCACGCTCAAACTAGAACAGTGCCAGCAGTGAATCCTCCATTCAGTGGCTACTTTAGCAGTATGCAGGAGCTGCCCACAAACAACCACATGCAACTCAACAGCCAGAATCAAGCTAGACGGCCAGCTGCGTCACTTTGTGGTCTTTTTGGAGTTACCTCCCACCATATCACTCAGGGAATGACACAGGTTTCTTTTGTGAGAGTTGATGACTCTAAAGCTTCTGCAGCCTCAGAAATATCACACAGTGGACGGGACAGGATGTCCATAGGTTCTCAAGGAGGAACTAAAGACCACTATTTCCCTCCTCAGTCACAGCACCATGATACAGATCATAAGGACAATAATGCCTCCTTCAAACAAAGTGACAACCACCATCGTATTTCATCTGCTCCATGTAATCCCTTGAATATGTCTGATTCAACAAAACCTTCTGAGCTGAGGGGGAGCCAAAAGCAACATTATAGGTCTAGCTCAGATGAGCATTCTAGTAGTTATCCCCACAGTAAGCAACCTGAGCACAGGAGAAATGCTGGCCATCTCCATCATAAAGAATACTCACAACAAACTAAAAGCGAGACAAATATATGTCCCCAAAAAACACCTATGTTGTATTCTCTGGCTCAAGAGCACAATGACATGGATGACTGTCAAGATGAGATCAACAGTGGAAGTTCAGAACAGGAAGCCATTGACAGTCAGAGCAGTAAACAGGCAAGACGGAGTGACCGTTTTGCCACCACCTTGCGCAATGAGATCCAGATGAGAAGGGCCCAGCTTCAAAAGAGTCGAAGCGCAGCCACTTTAGAAAGTCCGGTTGAAGCTGTAGAGGAGGCTGCTGTCTGGAAGACCACTTCTCCCTCCACAGATGGTTGCTTTTCTAGCTCTTATAAAGACCATCTGAAAGAAGCCCAGGCCAGAGTCCTCCAGGCTACGTCTTTTAGGCGTAAAGACCTAGAGCCAGTATTGTTTGAGCATCCAGGCACTGAGGGTTCTACTTGGAATGACACAACTCCGCTTCCAAGTGTCTCCGAAGTCCCACCTAGCAAACCCATCTCAGGGAGTAATCAGGTGCTTCGCATTGGTAGCCGCAAGCGGTTTTCTGCAGAAAAGAAAGTTCGTTCTTTTTCTGAGCCAGATAAAATTCATGAAGTAGGAGCTGATGAGCGCTCCCCTATGCCTGACAATGCTGTACCTTTAGAAAATCGGTACAGATTCTTTGAAGCAACAGGAAAAGCAGCTTTCCCTAAACCAATGCCAAAGCAAAGCATGCAGATATCTGAAGACAACAGACTGTCCAAAACTGGAGGCATGCACTATTCTGCAAATAGTGACACGGCAGGGCGGAGTAAAAGTGATAGCTCAACACCCATTGAACAGCACCTTTATGAAGGTCAGGATGGCCCACTCTCAGTGAACCGACAAGCCATGCTAGAACAACAGCGACTTGGTACCTTTGCAGAGTATGAAGCCAAATGGAACACCCAGAGGAAGACGACTGAACCAAGGGTATCTGGACGATACCACTCCGCTGACAACATCCTTGATACAGGAAAAGAGGGACAGAGAAAGCCCAGCTGTGTGCATGAAAGATCTAGATCCTCCCCTTCTGCTGACTTCCATGGACAGGTTagttatttcatatttaatttaattaaccaTTTCAGTGGTTTAATTCTGTTATTTCTGTTCTAACTGGTGTAAACTATTTACAAAATGTACTGtcagttagtttttatttagaaactataataaaacaaaagtgACTTGAGTCTCACATATAGCTCCAATGAATAGCAATGATGCCAATACAAAGGCTGGAACTTAGTCAAACATTAAACTAAGTACAAAAAGTCACACCCTCGGACCAGGAAAATTGAAAGCAAGATCACATATCATGTCAACCAACCAAGCTGATAATTAGGATAGTCAAGTCTTAAAATTGCAAAAGTTTACAGTAGAGATATGttatatttatgttatattCCTCCCAGAAACTTCCAGTTCAAGAGAAGACAGCTGACTATTCCAAACCTGAGAAAAATCTCTCCGAACAGGAAAAGAATAGTACAAGGTGAGTGCTATAGTAGTGTTATTTTTCCATTGCCTTGCAAGTTGTTTAAAGGGTAAAACGATAATACATACTTTTAGTTTGCTGATTGAGTATCAAAgtactttatttctttttttatgttcatGATACTCCTTGGCATGTTTGAAACTAAACCAGATAACTTTTCCCTTTGTAATGGAAATTATACAGATGCCATCAGTCCTGGCTGAGATTGTGTCAGTGTGTCAGTGAAACTATTCCAGTGGTAATGGCTCTGATCTTGGCCTTGTTGCAAACAGAATTCCACAGTTGGGTCATCAGTCAGCCCTCGCTGGGTCAAAAACAGACAGTAGACTCTTTATGGTCCTTACAGTCTTGGGATTTAGCCCAGCTGTGACAGCACTGCTATCCTCACTGACTGGGCTTTGTGTTAGAAGGAGAAGGTTTTGAGGTGTAGGCATGTGAGTATGACATAGGAAGTGTCCAATCAGTCCATTCATAATAAGGCCAAAGAGTAAAATAGCAACCTAAATGTCATATTGGCTTTGtgctttttatttagttttttatttacagattttatttcagtcttttaaacattttacacTGTGCAAAGATAAGACTgttcaattacatttttactcTGCCTGTACATTACAGTCTATATTGCATTTTACCCTGAAAGGATCATGAATGATAGCCCTGTACTCTGATAAGAAGAAACTTGATCCAATTCATAATGCTGAACGTTCAGAATTTTAAAACCATCTGGATGAAGAATAGAGGGCTTGTATGTATATTTTGCCCGTgaataatgtattaaattagCACAGAAAGGAAATGGCATCAGCTGAGATATTATGGATTGCTGCGCATTAAATGACCTCCAGTTACCTTAGTGTTGAAATCATATATTTTCTTGTCTAGCCTGTGAAACATGTTAAATTGATCCTGCAATCTCTCACTTACTTTATAGTTTAGAAAACACAATATAAAAGCTGAAGATCTAGGTTAAGTATAATGGATAGCTGGCTGTGAAGTTATTCCATTTGCATGCAAAGTTTTTAGGTGGGGCTCCAGTGGTGTGAGTTAAATTGGATATTTACTCTCAATATTTTTAGATGCATATTGAAGTGACTCTTTCTGCCAAAGCAACAAATATACATTTCTAACGTCACAAACCGCTTCCAATTATGTGTTTTTGACAGATGATCTACCTATTTATCTTACATTCTATCCTTCtcgtatttatatatatatttccaaaTCTTTTAGGCATTTCATCCGCTGGTTTCTCCAAGTCATTTTCTTAGACATCTATGTGTAGACATAAGGAGTGGCAAACTTGAATAAGCAAGTTACCGCCAAACATCCATCATCCAAAGCCTTGTAAATTGCCCCCTATGAAAGGTTTTGTCATGATTCTTGCTTTTAATTAAGGTGCTGTGGAGAGCAAACTATGAATTATACCATAGACCTGCATCTTCGCTTCATAGCcctatgagtttttttttttaaatcgttgTTTAAATGTCAAACTTCCTGTCTCCTACCCAATGATTTAATTTATGTGCAAACACACACGACTCAATTATAAAAAGCTAGCTGAAAAGTCCTAGCTAAAAGAATACTTCACTCCAGTACAGTTGATTTCAAAAGTTTAtataccccttgcagaatatgcAAGAATGTTAATCATTTGAACAAAATAAGGATCATGAAAATTGCacgttattttttatttagtactgtcttaaataaagtatttcacataacagatatttacataaagtccacaagataaaaaaaaaagctgaatttataaaaatgacccagttcaaaagtttaaataCCCTTGATtgttaatactgtgtgtggttacctagATGATTtacgactgttttttttgtttttgttttgtgatggttgttcatgagtcccttgtttgtcccgagcagttaaactgaccaacgttcttcagaaaaatccttcaGGTCCTGCATAATCTTTgattttccagcatcttctgcatatttgaaccctttccagcagtgaccgtatgattttgagatccatcttttcacactgaggacaattgaaggactcaaacacaactattaaaaaaggttcaaacattcactgatgctccagaaggaaacacgatgcattaagccagggatgtaaactttttttaattggATGAACAGGGTAAATTATACTTTTTCCTCTTCTGGTAAACATGCAAgaatcttctgttgcttccaaagggcagtactaaatgaaaaaatatgatctttaaacaaaataagaacaaaataacaaccatcaACCAGTCGTAAATCATctaggtaaccacacacagtattaagaatcaagggtatgtaaacttttgaacagggtaattttttttgtaaat
Above is a genomic segment from Chanodichthys erythropterus isolate Z2021 chromosome 21, ASM2448905v1, whole genome shotgun sequence containing:
- the shroom2a gene encoding protein Shroom2 isoform X2 — translated: MKSNPTHGWSQDASLHNTALMVEEGSKAANARLQAGDELININDISLSGYRQEAICLVKGSYKTLSLVVKRRNEPMSRPHSWHATKFNENHTDVKTQSTPSPVWQTRYDASSFSSELSTGWEQTNLQRVSDQFSSLGSMDSLEHSSQPYPPGCLSPSKSNNNSTEHLGGGKRDSAYSSFSTSSGTPDYTLSKSNAASTENMLYKINQWDSSGRHSNGRHSQNLNEGVRQDERLGFLQHLSSTVNHEIPRAEELPGTRHSNSGRVSIGPVWHVPDMKKNMVSCTPPPTPPTRSDSFAATKVHEKGLITGTSEGLGVHAQLKPQVKALQKAGETYESTQRSHQVFETGLEGRRDFNLPSKNDSSNPCISSNAYNQYPKRISSDKTYSLSTTDVRDRHPSYAHVPYHPRQYSDEGTFHAQTRTVPAVNPPFSGYFSSMQELPTNNHMQLNSQNQARRPAASLCGLFGVTSHHITQGMTQVSFVRVDDSKASAASEISHSGRDRMSIGSQGGTKDHYFPPQSQHHDTDHKDNNASFKQSDNHHRISSAPCNPLNMSDSTKPSELRGSQKQHYRSSSDEHSSSYPHSKQPEHRRNAGHLHHKEYSQQTKSETNICPQKTPMLYSLAQEHNDMDDCQDEINSGSSEQEAIDSQSSKQARRSDRFATTLRNEIQMRRAQLQKSRSAATLESPVEAVEEAAVWKTTSPSTDGCFSSSYKDHLKEAQARVLQATSFRRKDLEPVLFEHPGTEGSTWNDTTPLPSVSEVPPSKPISGSNQVLRIGSRKRFSAEKKVRSFSEPDKIHEVGADERSPMPDNAVPLENRYRFFEATGKAAFPKPMPKQSMQISEDNRLSKTGGMHYSANSDTAGRSKSDSSTPIEQHLYEGQDGPLSVNRQAMLEQQRLGTFAEYEAKWNTQRKTTEPRVSGRYHSADNILDTGKEGQRKPSCVHERSRSSPSADFHGQKLPVQEKTADYSKPEKNLSEQEKNSTRLYEKGYSELVCKEKLEAPPSALTEDLEKKTLDPLSSHHKPALHFSDHSTQSEPSALSKNKSSVLLPHLEKYKCPEGTPPPLSNFQEVQPGSQGGVLASLSPVNNQSSASVSAPVPWKGLEHSKGPIGEEELQQELVPPPFPPPPPPAVLPTQQTAGPTQPTMDGQRSPSPQFAPQRLTDKPPVSVSIQDEAPGRMDRVKDENTSVKKVPIKIVHSERNTEKEGRQYLDLPSETPVSSQEPGVTHLQSLGNPDQSYSLFCTYTRQKDQGPEPRDTDMGPLKDQVPQTNVNPIFNELHGLQTSPSLDQSSNGLSSHPLQSEDDEKRKELARDIMDKDKSLVDILDQSKMKTTMDLMEGIFPQGEQLLGEAQQRRKAAPKQLSPRNSVEKKEEDNLVVATALVTNSTYYSTSAPKAELLIMMKDMQEQSVEHNSEEELEEDNENDLANKKHELIDSLSKKLQVLKEAQESLQEDVQDNNALGEEVEAIVQGVCKPNELDKFRMFVGDLDKVVNLLLSLSGRLARVENALNSLEEDASQEERHTLTEKRKLLIRQHEDAKELKENLDRRERVVYDILASYLPEESMADYEHFVKMKSALIIEQRKLEDKIKLGEEQLKCLMDSLPMDQRTTN
- the shroom2a gene encoding protein Shroom2 isoform X3; protein product: MSRPHSWHATKFNENHTDVKTQSTPSPVWQTRYDASSFSSELSTGWEQTNLQRVSDQFSSLGSMDSLEHSSQPYPPGCLSPSKSNNNSTEHLGGGKRDSAYSSFSTSSGTPDYTLSKSNAASTENMLYKINQWDSSGRHSNGRHSQNLNEGVRQDERLGFLQHLSSTVNHEIPRAEELPGTRHSNSGRVSIGPVWHVPDMKKNMVSCTPPPTPPTRSDSFAATKVHEKGLITGTSEGLGVHAQLKPQVKALQKAGETYESTQRSHQVFETGLEGRRDFNLPSKNDSSNPCISSNAYNQYPKRISSDKTYSLSTTDVRDRHPSYAHVPYHPRQYSDEGTFHAQTRTVPAVNPPFSGYFSSMQELPTNNHMQLNSQNQARRPAASLCGLFGVTSHHITQGMTQVSFVRVDDSKASAASEISHSGRDRMSIGSQGGTKDHYFPPQSQHHDTDHKDNNASFKQSDNHHRISSAPCNPLNMSDSTKPSELRGSQKQHYRSSSDEHSSSYPHSKQPEHRRNAGHLHHKEYSQQTKSETNICPQKTPMLYSLAQEHNDMDDCQDEINSGSSEQEAIDSQSSKQARRSDRFATTLRNEIQMRRAQLQKSRSAATLESPVEAVEEAAVWKTTSPSTDGCFSSSYKDHLKEAQARVLQATSFRRKDLEPVLFEHPGTEGSTWNDTTPLPSVSEVPPSKPISGSNQVLRIGSRKRFSAEKKVRSFSEPDKIHEVGADERSPMPDNAVPLENRYRFFEATGKAAFPKPMPKQSMQISEDNRLSKTGGMHYSANSDTAGRSKSDSSTPIEQHLYEGQDGPLSVNRQAMLEQQRLGTFAEYEAKWNTQRKTTEPRVSGRYHSADNILDTGKEGQRKPSCVHERSRSSPSADFHGQKLPVQEKTADYSKPEKNLSEQEKNSTRLYEKGYSELVCKEKLEAPPSALTEDLEKKTLDPLSSHHKPALHFSDHSTQSEPSALSKNKSSVLLPHLEKYKCPEGTPPPLSNFQEVQPGSQGGVLASLSPVNNQSSASVSAPVPWKGLEHSKGPIGEEELQQELVPPPFPPPPPPAVLPTQQTAGPTQPTMDGQRSPSPQFAPQRLTDKPPVSVSIQDEAPGRMDRVKDENTSVKKVPIKIVHSERNTEKEGRQYLDLPSETPVSSQEPGVTHLQSLGNPDQSYSLFCTYTRQKDQGPEPRDTDMGPLKDQVPQTNVNPIFNELHGLQTSPSLDQSSNGLSSHPLQSEDDEKRKELARDIMDKDKSLVDILDQSKMKTTMDLMEGIFPQGEQLLGEAQQRRKAAPKQLSPRNSVEKKEEDNLVVATALVTNSTYYSTSAPKAELLIMMKDMQEQSVEHNSEEELEEDNENDLANKKHELIDSLSKKLQVLKEAQESLQEDVQDNNALGEEVEAIVQGVCKPNELDKFRMFVGDLDKVVNLLLSLSGRLARVENALNSLEEDASQEERHTLTEKRKLLIRQHEDAKELKENLDRRERVVYDILASYLPEESMADYEHFVKMKSALIIEQRKLEDKIKLGEEQLKCLMDSLPMDQRTTN